One window of Globicephala melas chromosome 5, mGloMel1.2, whole genome shotgun sequence genomic DNA carries:
- the RRH gene encoding visual pigment-like receptor peropsin isoform X2, which produces MLRNNLGNSSDSKNEDGSTFSQTEHNIVAAYLITAGMISVLSNIIVLGIFIKYKELRTPTNAIIINLAVTDIGVSSIGYPMSAASDLHGSWKFGYAGCQIYAGLNIFFGMASIGLLTVVAVDRYLTICCPDAGRRMTTNTYISMILGAWFNGLFWALMPIVGWASYAPDPTGATCTINWRKNDVSFVSYTMMVVAINFIVPLIMMFYCYYHVTRSIKHHATSNCTEYLNRDWSDQVDVTKMSVIMILMFLVAWSPYSIVCLWASFGDPKKIPPSVAILAPLFAKSSTFYNPCIYVIANKKFRRAMLAMFKCQTHQAMPVESILPMDVPQNPLTSGKV; this is translated from the exons ATGCTAAGGAATAATTTAGGCAACAGTTCAGACTCAAAGAATGAAGACGGCTCGACCTTTTCACAGACTGAACACAATATTGTTGCAGCTTACTTGATTACGGCAG gTATGATAAGTGTTCTCAGCAACATAATAGTTCTTGGCATCTTCATTAAGTACAAGGAGCTTCGGACACCCACAAATGCAATTATCATTAACTTGGCTGTTACTGATATAGGGGTCAGTAGCATTGGCTACCCCATGTCTGCTGCTTCAGATCTGCATGGAAGTTGGAAGTTTGGATATGCAGGATGTCAG ATTTATGCTGgattgaatatcttttttggaaTGGCAAGTATTGGATTGCTCACAGTTGTGGCTGTGGATCGATACCTGACCATCTGCTGTCCTGATGCAG GAAGAAGAATGACCACCAACACTTACATCAGCATGATTCTGGGGGCCTGGTTCAATGGCCTCTTTTGGGCTTTGATGCCTATTGTTGGGTGGGCTAGTTATGCCCCAGATCCTACTGGGGCCACCTGTACCATAAACTGGCGGAAAAATGATGT ATCTTTTGTTTCTTACACCATGATGGTTGTTGCGATAAATTTTATTGTGCCCTTGATAATGATGTTTTACTGCTATTACCATGTCACTCGATCCATTAAACATCATGCTACTAGTAACTGCACTGAGTATCTCAACAGAGATTGGTCAGATCAGGTAGATGTAACAAAG ATGTCTGTGATAATGATACTCATGTTTCTGGTGGCATGGTCCCCTTATTCCATCGTGTGCTTATGGGCTTCTTTTGGTGACCCGAAGAAGATTCCTCCCTCAGTGGCCATCCTAGCTCCACTGTTTGCAAAATCTTCTACATTCTACAATCCCTGTATTTATGTGATTGCTAATAAAAA GTTCCGGAGGGCAATGCTTGCCATGTTCAAAtgtcagactcatcaagcaatGCCCGTGGAGAGTATCTTACCAATGGATGTACCCCAAAACCCACTGACTTCTGGAAAAGTCTGA
- the RRH gene encoding visual pigment-like receptor peropsin isoform X1, which produces MLRNNLGNSSDSKNEDGSTFSQTEHNIVAAYLITAGMISVLSNIIVLGIFIKYKELRTPTNAIIINLAVTDIGVSSIGYPMSAASDLHGSWKFGYAGCQIYAGLNIFFGMASIGLLTVVAVDRYLTICCPDAGRRMTTNTYISMILGAWFNGLFWALMPIVGWASYAPDPTGATCTINWRKNDVSFVSYTMMVVAINFIVPLIMMFYCYYHVTRSIKHHATSNCTEYLNRDWSDQVDVTKVPNEAPHSELSSPIPEAFCSSVEWIHLYLISPHSWLFKIKKKFF; this is translated from the exons ATGCTAAGGAATAATTTAGGCAACAGTTCAGACTCAAAGAATGAAGACGGCTCGACCTTTTCACAGACTGAACACAATATTGTTGCAGCTTACTTGATTACGGCAG gTATGATAAGTGTTCTCAGCAACATAATAGTTCTTGGCATCTTCATTAAGTACAAGGAGCTTCGGACACCCACAAATGCAATTATCATTAACTTGGCTGTTACTGATATAGGGGTCAGTAGCATTGGCTACCCCATGTCTGCTGCTTCAGATCTGCATGGAAGTTGGAAGTTTGGATATGCAGGATGTCAG ATTTATGCTGgattgaatatcttttttggaaTGGCAAGTATTGGATTGCTCACAGTTGTGGCTGTGGATCGATACCTGACCATCTGCTGTCCTGATGCAG GAAGAAGAATGACCACCAACACTTACATCAGCATGATTCTGGGGGCCTGGTTCAATGGCCTCTTTTGGGCTTTGATGCCTATTGTTGGGTGGGCTAGTTATGCCCCAGATCCTACTGGGGCCACCTGTACCATAAACTGGCGGAAAAATGATGT ATCTTTTGTTTCTTACACCATGATGGTTGTTGCGATAAATTTTATTGTGCCCTTGATAATGATGTTTTACTGCTATTACCATGTCACTCGATCCATTAAACATCATGCTACTAGTAACTGCACTGAGTATCTCAACAGAGATTGGTCAGATCAGGTAGATGTAACAAAG GTTCCAAATGAAGCCCCACATTCAGAACTGTCATCTCCAATTCCTGAGGCTTTCTGTAGTTCTGTGGAGTGGATTCACCTGTACCTGATTTCCCCTCATTCCTggctctttaaaattaaaaaaaaatttttttaa